The following are from one region of the Pleurodeles waltl isolate 20211129_DDA chromosome 4_1, aPleWal1.hap1.20221129, whole genome shotgun sequence genome:
- the ATP6V1F gene encoding V-type proton ATPase subunit F: protein MAGRGKLIAVIGDEDTCTGFLLGGIGELNKNRKPNFLAVEKDTSVTEIEETFRSFLARDDIGIILINQFIAEMIRHAIDAHNKSIPAVLEIPSKEHPYDASKDSILRRARGMFTAEDLR, encoded by the exons ATGGCAGGACGTGGAAAGCTGATCGCTGTGATCGGGGACGAGGACACCTGCACCGGCTTTCTACTGGGAGGCATCGGGGAGCTGAACAAAAACCGCAAGCCCAACTTCTTGGCTGTGGAGAAGGACACGAGCGTGACCGAGATAGAGGAGACCTTCCG GAGTTTTCTGGCTAGAGATGATATCGGAATTATCCTAATCAATCAGTTCATTGCTGAAATGATCCGTCATGCCATTGATGCCCACAACAAGTCCATACCAGCCGTGCTGGAGATCCCATCCAAGGAGCACCCGTACGATGCCTCAAAGGACTCCATCTTGCGGCGTGCCAGAGGCATGTTCACAGCTGAAGACCTGCGATAA